Proteins found in one Panicum hallii strain FIL2 chromosome 4, PHallii_v3.1, whole genome shotgun sequence genomic segment:
- the LOC112889936 gene encoding heme oxygenase 1, chloroplastic-like: MAALTFLSVPRAQSPLDRAPPTRAVNAVFRVQPRTGFLVVAARRRLVAAAAAAAAPAASAAERDKPFIEEMRAAAMRLHTRDQDRGGEKEAPMEPPVDKWEPTVEGYLRFLVDSKLVFETLEAVVDRAAVPWYAEFRNTGLERSEPLKKDLEWFRQQGHTIPEPCAPGITYASFLEELSVKDPQAFVCHFYNVHFAHTAGGRIIGKKVAEKIHIQKELEFYEWEGDLSQLQQDVRAKLNQVASGWSRAEKDRCLDEMEKAFACSIDLRRHMFP, from the exons ATGGCGGCGCTCACGTTCCTCTCCGTTCCCCGCGCCCAGTCCCCACTCGATCGCGCCCCGCCCACCCGTGCGGTGAATGCCGTGTTCCGGGTGCAGCCAAGGACGGGGTTCCTTGTGgtcgcggcgaggaggaggctggtggccgcggcggcggcggcggcggcccccgcTGCGAGTGCGGCGGAGCGGGACAAGCCGTTCATCGAGGAGATGCGGGCGGCGGCCATGCGGCTGCACACCAGGGACCAGGACAGGGGCGGGGAGAAGGAGGCGCCCATGGAGCCGCCCGTCGACAAGTGGGAGCCCACCGTCGAGGGGTACCTCCGCTTCCTCGTCGACAGCAAGCTCGTCTTCGAGACGCTCGAGGCTGTCGTCGACCGCGCTGCCGTACCCTGGT ATGCCGAGTTCCGGAACACTGGGCTGGAGAGGTCAGAGCCACTGAAGAAGGATTTGGAATGGTTCAGGCAACAAGGTCACACGATTCCTGAACCATGCGCGCCAGGCATTACATATGCTTCCTTTCTGGAAGAGCTCTCTGTGAAGGACCCCCAGGCATTCGTCTGCCATTTCTACAACGTGCACTTTGCTCATACTGCTGGAGGCCGAATCATTGGCAAAAAG GTTGCTGAGAAGATTCATATCCAAAAAGAGCTGGAGTTCTACGAGTGGGAGGGTGATCTGTCGCAGCTGCAGCAGGATGTCCGCGCCAAGCTTAACCAAGTCGCTTCC GGTTGGTCTCGAGCGGAGAAGGACCGCTGCCTGGACGAGATGGAGAAGGCGTTCGCCTGTTCAATAGATCTTAGACGCCATATGTTTCCCTGA